In one Thioclava sp. ES.031 genomic region, the following are encoded:
- a CDS encoding CDP-alcohol phosphatidyltransferase family protein codes for MIQSPLAPQQFQRLLAAARADRPSGAALRMASLGLPLGLVAASIIAPWGGALAFLSFSAVAFGTIAISLAFWRSYPHGRLGLCNVVTLSRAALIVTLLAPLLARDPTTEILAWSITAIATLAFAMDGLDGWLARRTALVSRIGARFDMETDAALGFVLSVLVFASGTVGAWVLLLGSMRYIYIALAQALPWLNAPLPESFRRKTICVVQIAALIVLTIPGVDGLPAQIIAAAATLALAWSFATDILWLSRARA; via the coding sequence ATGATCCAGTCGCCTCTCGCGCCACAACAGTTTCAGCGCCTTCTGGCTGCGGCACGCGCGGACCGTCCGTCGGGGGCGGCGTTGCGTATGGCATCGCTGGGGCTGCCGCTGGGACTGGTGGCGGCGTCGATCATCGCGCCCTGGGGGGGCGCCCTTGCCTTCCTGAGCTTCAGCGCCGTCGCCTTCGGAACGATCGCAATTTCACTCGCCTTCTGGCGCTCCTACCCACATGGCCGGCTGGGCCTGTGCAACGTGGTTACGCTTTCGCGCGCCGCCCTGATCGTAACCTTGCTCGCCCCGCTTCTCGCGCGCGATCCGACCACGGAAATCCTTGCCTGGTCGATCACGGCGATCGCGACACTGGCCTTCGCGATGGACGGGCTCGATGGCTGGCTGGCGCGCCGCACTGCGCTGGTGTCGCGCATTGGCGCACGCTTCGACATGGAAACCGATGCGGCGCTTGGCTTCGTGCTGTCGGTCCTTGTCTTTGCCTCGGGCACGGTCGGGGCCTGGGTCCTGCTGCTAGGTTCGATGCGCTATATCTACATTGCGCTGGCGCAGGCCCTTCCCTGGCTGAATGCCCCGCTGCCCGAGAGCTTCCGGCGCAAGACGATCTGCGTGGTCCAGATCGCAGCACTCATCGTGCTGACAATCCCCGGCGTTGATGGCCTGCCCGCGCAGATCATCGCCGCCGCCGCCACGCTCGCGCTCGCCTGGTCTTTCGCGACCGATATCCTCTGGCTCTCCCGGGCCCGCGCTTGA
- a CDS encoding cytochrome b — MRKTRHEENAAYSAPARWLHWSVAVLVLGLIAAGQVMIAEGLAPSVRDLLYLFHKNAGVIIGALMLIRLGYRIAHPPPPLPATTPHWQARVAHVTHALLYLLVFVMVVSGYTRVRAGGYPIEGLDALGLPRLVAKEKGLETAAKAIHAYARLGLIALIALHIGAAFYHTLWLRDGLLRRMWPRRSGQ; from the coding sequence ATGCGCAAGACTCGACATGAGGAGAATGCGGCATATTCGGCCCCGGCCCGCTGGCTGCACTGGAGCGTGGCGGTGCTTGTCCTCGGGTTGATCGCTGCGGGGCAGGTGATGATCGCCGAAGGGCTGGCGCCTTCGGTCCGGGATCTGCTTTACCTCTTTCACAAAAACGCGGGCGTAATCATCGGTGCGCTGATGCTGATCCGGCTTGGGTATCGGATCGCTCATCCTCCGCCGCCGCTGCCCGCGACCACGCCGCACTGGCAGGCACGCGTCGCCCATGTGACACATGCGCTTCTCTATCTTCTGGTCTTCGTGATGGTGGTTTCGGGCTACACGCGCGTGCGCGCGGGCGGTTATCCGATCGAAGGGCTCGACGCTCTGGGCCTGCCGCGCCTCGTGGCAAAGGAGAAAGGGCTCGAAACGGCCGCGAAGGCGATTCATGCCTATGCGCGGCTTGGCCTGATTGCCCTGATCGCGCTGCATATCGGCGCAGCCTTCTATCATACGCT